From Deinococcus terrestris, one genomic window encodes:
- a CDS encoding AIM24 family protein — MEYRLFPEVTEERTAAGLKFQVVEYEARPAYPPLEGYLEPVNRPGRSRQLAIHTDGSGAVTLEPGALQYLRGEIEMEATRSGGSGLGGFLRGAVSSVGSGEGLYKTAYRGAGVIYTEPTGLHFLLDELTGEDLIVDDGAFVACAGDITVGRHVNAGFAAAVGSGEGRVQPKLSGRGLFALQSPVPPAEFQIVDLRNETLKVDGNLVLAYTGGLTFSVERSSRGLIGSGRTGEGFVQAYRGTGRVWLSPTLPLHRPALPSVLSG; from the coding sequence ATGGAATACCGCCTCTTTCCCGAAGTGACCGAGGAACGCACCGCCGCTGGCCTGAAGTTTCAGGTCGTGGAGTACGAGGCGCGGCCCGCCTACCCGCCGCTGGAGGGCTACCTGGAGCCGGTCAACCGCCCTGGCCGCTCGCGGCAACTCGCGATTCACACCGACGGGTCGGGGGCCGTCACTCTGGAGCCGGGCGCCCTGCAATACCTGCGCGGCGAGATCGAGATGGAGGCGACCCGCAGCGGGGGCAGTGGCCTCGGCGGCTTCCTGCGCGGGGCGGTCTCGTCGGTAGGAAGCGGCGAGGGCCTCTACAAGACCGCCTACCGGGGCGCGGGCGTGATCTACACCGAACCCACCGGGCTGCACTTTCTGCTGGACGAACTGACCGGCGAGGACCTGATCGTGGACGACGGCGCCTTTGTCGCCTGCGCGGGCGACATCACCGTGGGGCGGCACGTCAACGCCGGATTCGCGGCGGCGGTCGGCAGTGGCGAGGGCCGGGTGCAGCCCAAGTTGTCGGGCCGGGGCCTGTTCGCCCTGCAAAGCCCCGTGCCGCCTGCCGAGTTCCAGATCGTCGACCTCCGGAACGAGACGCTGAAGGTGGACGGCAACCTCGTGCTGGCGTACACGGGCGGCCTGACCTTCAGCGTGGAGCGCAGCAGCCGGGGCCTGATCGGCAGCGGGCGCACGGGCGAGGGCTTCGTGCAGGCGTACCGGGGCACCGGGCGGGTGTGGCTCTCGCCCACGCTGCCGCTGCACCGCCCGGCGCTGCCGTCCGTCCTGTCTGGATAA